The Sandaracinus amylolyticus genomic interval AGGCGAAGGGCGCGCGTCCGCGCGGGCTGGTCGCGGACCTCGCGACCGCGGAAGGCGTCGCGCGCGCGATCGCGGAGGTGCCGGAGGTCGACGTGCTGGTGAACAACGTCGGCGCGTACGAGGCGGTGCCGCTCGAGTCGCTGGAGCGCGCGAAGTGGGAGCGCCTCTTCGCGATCAACGTGATCTCGGGCGCCGAGCTCGCGCGCCATCACCTGCCGCGCATGCTCGCGCGCGACGCCGGGCGCATCGTGTTCATCTCGAGCGAGTCCGCGCTGCAGGTGCCGTCCGAGATGATCCACTACGGCGCGACGAAAGCTGCGCAGTCGGCGCTCGCGCGCGGGCTCGCGGAGCTGACGCGCGGCACGCGCGTGACGGTGAACAGCGTGCTCGCGGGACCGACGCGCTCCGAGGGCGTCGAGCGCTTCGTGGGCGAGCTGGCGCAGGCGCGAGGCACGAACGAGCAGGAGGTCGAGGCCGAGTTCTTCCGCACGGTGCGGCCGACGTCGCTGATCCAGCGCTTCCTCGCGCCCGAGGAGATCGCGGACGTGGTCGCGTTCCTCGCGAGTGCGCGCGGCGCGGCGATCTCGGGCGCTGCGGTGCGAGCCGAAGGCGGGCTCCTCAAGGGCGCGTTCTGACTCGCCTTTCGCGCTTTTAATCGTCGGCGAGATCGAGTAGCCACGTGGCCCGAGTTCTTGGTTGTTGCAGCAACCGAGGGAGGGCCACGTGGCCGAAAGCAGGCTTCGCACACTTGCCGAGGTTCTGGAAGTCGTCCGTCCAGCGTTCACGCGTCCGACGTTCGAGCGCTTCGTTGCGCTCATGCGCGGGTGGCTGCTCACCCAGCAAGCGGGCGCGGTGACCAGCGCTCTGCTCGGCGCCGGTCTCGCGGGCAGGGCGCATCACGCTGCGTTCCATCGCTTGTTCGCGGAAGCCGCTTGGGACGTCGACGAGGTCGGCACCGAGCTGCTGAAGTGGATCGTGCGGACGTGCGCGACGCGCAGATCGCTGCAGCTCGCGATCGACGACACCGTCGTTCGGAAGAAGGGCCCGATGGTGTTCGGCCTCGGCACGTATCTCGACCCGGTGCGGTCGAGTCGACGCGTGCGGAACTTCGTGTTCGGTCACCTCTGGGTCGTGCTCGTCGCGATCGTGGAAGTTCCGTTCTCGAAGCGGCGCTGGGCCGTCCCGATCTTCTTCCGGCTCTACCGCCAGGAGCGCGACTGCACGCGCACCAACGATCCCTACGCGAAGCGCACTTCTCTCGCGCGCGAGCTGATAGATCTCGCTGCGCGCGTCGCGCCAGAACTCACCATGCACGTCTCTGCGGATGCCGCGTACTGCTGCGAGACCGTGCTTCGCGGTCTGCCGAAGAACGTCGTGGTGTACGGCACGTTGCGAGACAACGCAGTGTTGACCGCCGCCCCGATTGCGCGTCGCGGTTGCACCGGTCGTCCGCGCGTTCGCGGAGAGCGGATGCCGACGCCTGCGCAGCTCGCGGCTGATCCGTCGCGGTGGCGGTCCACACGCGCGGCGCTCTACGGACGCACTCGAGCGCTCGCGTTCAAGCAGATGGATGCGCAGTGGTACCAGGGCCGTGGTCCCGAGCTGATGCGCGTGGTCGTCGTGCGCCTGAGCGCCGGTAAGCTCAAGCACCGCGTCTACTTCTGCACCGATCCGACTCGGACTCCCGCCGACATCGTCGAGCGGTACACCGCTCGATGGCAGATCGAGGTCTGCTTCCGCGACCTGAAGCAGCACCTCGGATTCGGCGCGTCGCCGGCATGGTCGCGGCGAGCAGTCGAGCGTGTGACGCCCTTCGCTGGCTTCGTCTACTCGATCGTCGTGATGTGGGCACGACTGTCGCTGCGACGGCCCGAACGCGCTCCACAGATCCGACGACCGTGGTACCGCGACAAGGTCGGCTTGAGCTTCGCCGACCTGCTTCACATCGCGCGGACGGACCTTTTGGATCCAGCCGCGCGCACGCAGCTCGCGAGAAACTCGCCGGTGAGCGACCGGTCGCGCTCGTTTGCAGCTGCATGAAGCGCGAAAGGCGAGTCTGATTATGAGATGCGCGCGCGCGCTCAGCGCGTGTGACCGATCCCGACGGCGCGCACGACGAGCCGACCGTCGGCGTCGAGCGGCTCGAGCGCTCGCGTGTCGCTGCGGAACGCGTCGCGATGCGTGTCGCGACCGGGGCAGAGCGCGAGGCACACGCCGAGATCGATCTCGACCCAGAGGCGCTGCTCGGCGTCGAGCGGCGCAGGCTCGTCGAGCGCGAGCGAGAGCGTGCCCGGCGCGTCCGCGTGCACGTCGCGATCGAGGACCACGAGCGCGCTCGCGTCGAGCGTCTCGCCCTCGCTCACGAGGACGCGCACTCGATGGGCGCGGGACGCGTCGCATCCGTCGCGCTCCGCGAGCTCGTACTCGACGTGGGTCACCTCGAACGGCACGTGCACCGGGTACAGCGCGACGACGGCCGTGGTCGACGTCGTGCCCACGGGCGCGCTCACGATCGACGGGTGCTCGCAGCCCGCGCGGCCGATCGTCGCGTGCGTCGGCGTGGTGCCTCCGTCGGGGTCGAGCGGCATCGACGCGTCGCCCGCTGCGTGCACGCGCGTGTCGCACGCCGCGAGCACGATCGTGGACGCGATGAGACCGAAGCAGCGGAGCCGATCGGAGCGCATGGGCGCGGTCGCGCTCTGCAGGCGGTGGGCCAGCACGAAACCGGCGATTTCGCCGATGTACGCGCTCGGTCGTGCACAGCGTGGCGCACTCGTGCAGTGCACGCCGTGACGTCGGCTCACGCTCGCGACGGAGGCGCGTGCGCCGAGCCCATGGGCTGCCCACTGGGCCTGTGCATCAGCGCGCGGCGAGCGCGCGCTCGAGCGCGGCGCGCATGATCGCGACGGGCGCCGTGCGGCCGGTCCATCGCTCGAGCGCGAGCGCGCCCTGGTGCACGAGCATGCCGAGCCCGTCGACGGTGCGGAGCCCGTGGGCCTCGGCGGCCGCGAGGACCGCGGTCACGCGCGGTCGGTACACGAGATCGATCACCGCTGCGCCGCGCGGCATCGTCGCGAACGGCAGCGCGCCCGCGAGCTCGCGTCCCGCGTCGGTGTGCAGCGTCGCGCTCGAGGCCTGCACGAGCAGGTCGCAGTCGACGAGCAGGCGCGGTGCATCGAGCGCGCACGCGTCGATCGCGCCTCCGAGGTCGCGCGCGATCGACTCGGCCTGCGCGGGACGTCGCGCCGCGATGGTGATCGAGCGCGCGCCGGCCTGCGCGATGCCGTACGCCGCTGCGCGCGCCGCGCCGCCCGCGCCGACGATCACCACGCGCGCGCCCGCGAGCGCGACGCCGGCCTCCTCGAGCGAGCGCACGAGCCCGCGCGCGTCGGTGTTCGTGCCGATGACGCGCGCGCCCTCGCGCACGACCGTGTTCACCGCGCCGACCGCGCGCGCCGCGTCGTCGATCGCGTCGAGGTGCGCGACGATCGTCTCCTTGTGCGGCAGCGTGACGTTGAAGCCGAGCGCTCCGATCGCGCGCAGCCCGCGCACCGCGTCTCCGAGCGCGTCGGGCGCGACGTCGAACGCGAGGTACGCCGCGTCGATCCCGAGCGCCTCGATGGCGGCGCCGTGCATCGCCGGGGAGAGCGAGTGATGGATGGGATGCCCGATCACCGCGAGCAGCTGCTTCACGCGTCCTCCTCGTCGCGAACGCGCTCGACGACGGTCTCGATCGTTCCTTCGTGCACGCGGATCGACACACGGTCGCCGGGCGCGGCATCGCGCGCGCGCACCAGCGCGGCACCGCTCGGCTGGTGCAGCGCGATCGCGTAGCCACGCGCGAGGATCCCGAGCGGCGAGAGCGCGTCGAGCGTGCCGACGAGCCGCGCGAGGCGCTCGCGCGGCGTGCGCACCATCGCGGGGCCGAGCGCGCGCACGCGGCGATCGTGATCGACGATCGTGCGGCGCGCGTCGTCGAGCCGCGCGCGCATCGCGCGCACCAAGCGCGCTTCGAGCGCGACCA includes:
- a CDS encoding SDR family NAD(P)-dependent oxidoreductase, whose product is MELELSGKRALVTGSTAGIGRAIAARLAAEGAEVIVHGRTAARVEEAIAAIVPQAKGARPRGLVADLATAEGVARAIAEVPEVDVLVNNVGAYEAVPLESLERAKWERLFAINVISGAELARHHLPRMLARDAGRIVFISSESALQVPSEMIHYGATKAAQSALARGLAELTRGTRVTVNSVLAGPTRSEGVERFVGELAQARGTNEQEVEAEFFRTVRPTSLIQRFLAPEEIADVVAFLASARGAAISGAAVRAEGGLLKGAF
- a CDS encoding transposase; the encoded protein is MAESRLRTLAEVLEVVRPAFTRPTFERFVALMRGWLLTQQAGAVTSALLGAGLAGRAHHAAFHRLFAEAAWDVDEVGTELLKWIVRTCATRRSLQLAIDDTVVRKKGPMVFGLGTYLDPVRSSRRVRNFVFGHLWVVLVAIVEVPFSKRRWAVPIFFRLYRQERDCTRTNDPYAKRTSLARELIDLAARVAPELTMHVSADAAYCCETVLRGLPKNVVVYGTLRDNAVLTAAPIARRGCTGRPRVRGERMPTPAQLAADPSRWRSTRAALYGRTRALAFKQMDAQWYQGRGPELMRVVVVRLSAGKLKHRVYFCTDPTRTPADIVERYTARWQIEVCFRDLKQHLGFGASPAWSRRAVERVTPFAGFVYSIVVMWARLSLRRPERAPQIRRPWYRDKVGLSFADLLHIARTDLLDPAARTQLARNSPVSDRSRSFAAA
- the aroE gene encoding shikimate dehydrogenase; protein product: MKQLLAVIGHPIHHSLSPAMHGAAIEALGIDAAYLAFDVAPDALGDAVRGLRAIGALGFNVTLPHKETIVAHLDAIDDAARAVGAVNTVVREGARVIGTNTDARGLVRSLEEAGVALAGARVVIVGAGGAARAAAYGIAQAGARSITIAARRPAQAESIARDLGGAIDACALDAPRLLVDCDLLVQASSATLHTDAGRELAGALPFATMPRGAAVIDLVYRPRVTAVLAAAEAHGLRTVDGLGMLVHQGALALERWTGRTAPVAIMRAALERALAAR